TTGGGCGGACTTCGGTAACAGTCAGCAGACCATATTTCCCGTCGGCGGTGAGAAAGGCAAATAGATTATCCTTGGTCAGAGCGCCGGTATTGGTTATAGGCACGCCCCGGTTGTAGATGCTGGTGAAGCTTTGGGCCGTGATGGATGTAGCAAAGCTGCCCCGGTCGGGTTCAGCTACCCGGCGCAGGAGCGTGACGCGCCGCGTGGGCCACAACGTGGTATCACGCTGTACTGCTTTGTCCTTGAGCGTCGCTAGGCTGGGCTTGCCATCAGCAGTAGGCACGTATATCAAGTCGACGAGTTGCTGGGCTTGCTGGTTTGTGCGCACAGTAAAGCCTGGCAAAGGCAGACCCGACGACAACGCCAAAAAACTGCGGCTGGTGGTATTGCGCCGCTCCTGCAGCCGTACCGTATAGCGGTGATAGTCCAACAGAGAATCGTTGTTGCGCAACGTAAGTCGAAAGCTGCGGCTGGAACTAAGCTGCTTCGTGTCGAAAACTTCGAACTTCCACTGCTCATTGCCCGATGTGGTGCGGGTATTGAACGTGAACTGGTAGGCCAGAGCATTTTGCTCGGTCAGAGTTGAATCGAGGTAAACCAGCTCAGGCTCGGCGAAATTGTTGGGATTATAGCCCGAGGCCGGGTAAACAATTGGGTTTTTGCGGGGCGAGTACGCTACTGTAATGAGGAGGCGCTTTAGCTTGATATCGCCTTTGGTTTCGGCGTATAGCTTGCTGGTAAGCGTGTCGCCGGGAGTGGTGGACGCCCGACTGGCGCTGATGTAGCGGGTACTGCCTACAAAGTTGATGTAGGGATTGGGGCTGCTGGTCGTGTCCGGGGCGCAGGCGCTGGCCAGCAGACCAGCTGCAACCGAAGCAAAAAGGGAGAAGCGGTGACGCATAGAGCGCAAAGGTCGGAAGTGAACGGCTAAGTTGGCCGGAGAAGCCCGGCAAAGAAACCAGTTTCCTACTAACGCGCCGGGCTCCTGATTCATGCCCGGCCACCAAAAAGAATTGGGCTGGGCTAGTGCCGAGTATTTTCTGGACTAGGCGGCGCAACCCCGGCCGGGCAACGTCGACTTTAGAGCCGTCTTTTCGTGCGTAACTTGCCGGACATCCATTCGGCCGTTCACTTTATTTGCTTCTATGAATTTTCGCTTTCTCGGGCTGGCCTTCTTTCTCTCGGCCGTTAGCCCTGTAGTGTTGCCCGCTTCGGCTCCGATGGCCGTGGCTCAGCAAAAACAGAATATCACCCTCGAAGATATCTGGGCCAAAGGCACTTTCCAGGCTCGCTCGGTGCCGGGTTTCAACTGGATGCGGGACGGCCGCTACTACTCCTCGCTCGACAACGGCGACCTGGTGCAGCACGACGTGACGACCGGCAAAGCCGTACAAACGCTCGTGGCTGGCCAAGACCTCAAGCTGGCCGGCAGCACCCAGCCCTTGCCCGTAGAAGGCTACTCGTTTAACTCCGACGAAAAGAAAATCCTGTTCTGGACGGCCGAGGAGCCCATTTACCGCCGCAGTTCCCGGGCCACTTACTTTGTGTACGACCGGGCCAGCAAGCAACTAGTGCCCCTGAGCGCCGGCGGCAAGCAGAGCTACGCCACCTTCTCGCCCGACGGCAAGCGCGTGGCTTTCGTGCGCGACAACAACCTGTTTGTGACCGACCTAGCCACGATGCAGGAAAAAGCCGTGACCACCGACGGCGTGCAAAACAAGATCATCAACGGCTCGACGGACTGGGTGTACGAGGAGGAATTCGAGTTTGCCCAGGCCTTTTTCTGGTCGCCCGACTCGCGGCAGCTGGCTTTCTACACCTTCGACGAAAGCCAGGTGCCCGAGTACAACATGCAGGTGTGGGGCGAGCTATACCCGCAGGACTACCGCTACAAGTATCCCAAGGCCGGCGAGAAAAACTCGGTGGTGAGCATTTCGGTGCACGACGTGGCGGCCGGCCGCACAACCAAGATGGATGTAGGCCCGGAAACCAACCAGTACATTCCGCGCATCATCTGGACCGAAACGCCCAACCTGCTCAGCATCCGGCGCCTGAACCGGTTGCAGAACAAGCTCGAAATCCTGCACGCCGACGCTGGCAGCGGTAAAACCCAGGTAATCCTGACTGACGAGGACAAGGCGTACGTGGAAGTCAACGACGACTTGCGCTACCTCGCCGATGGCAAGCAGTTCCTATTTAGCAGCGAAAAGGACGGCTACCGTCACCTTTACCTGTATGATATGAAGGGCAAGCTGGTGCGGCAACTCACTAAAGGCAACTGGGAAATCACCAGCATCGACGGCTTCGACGAGGACAAGGGCATCGTGTACTACTCCAGCACCGAGGCCTCGCCCTTGCAGCGGCAACTCTACCGCATCAACCTGAAGGGCAGCGGCAAAACCCGCCTGAGCGAGGTAGCCCACGGCAACAATACCGTCAACATCAGCCCCGACTGCAAGTATTACCTCAACTACTTCTCAGCCGCCGGCGAACCGACCACGGTGAGCCTGCGCAACGGCAAGGACGGTAAGCTGGTGAAGGTATTGGAAGACAACGCCAAGCTGCGCCAGACCCTGAGCCAGTACAACCTGGGCAAGCTCGAATTTATCAGCTTCAAAACCTCGGAAGGCGTGACGCTCAACGGCTCGATGCTGAAGCCCAGTAACTTCGACGCTACCAAGAAATACCCGGTGCTGATGTACGTATACGGCGGCCCCGGCTCCCAGACCGTGAAAGACGATGTGGGCGGCGGCATTGCCCTGACCAACTACCTTTGGCACCAGCTGCTGGCCGAGCAGGGCTACATCATCGTGTCGGTGGACAACCGCGGCACGGGTGCCCGGGGCGCTGAGTTTAAGAAGAGCACCTACGCCAACCTGGGCAAGCTCGAAACCATCGACCAGGGCGAAAGTGCCAAGTACCTGGGCACGTTGCCTTACGTAGATAAGTCGCGCATCGGTATCTGGGGCTGGAGCTTTGGAGGCTACATGACGGCCCTGGCCATGACTAAAAATGCAGACTTGTTTAAGATGGCTATTTCGGTGGCTCCCGTTACCAACTGGCGCTACTACGACTCGGTCTACACCGAGCGGTTCCTGAAAACGCCCCAGGAAAACCCCGGTGGCTACGACGACAACTCGCCCGTGCAGTTTGCTCAGCAGCTCAAGGGCAAGTACCTGCTCGTGCATGGCACCGGCGACGACAACGTGCACTTCCAGAACTCGACGGCCTGGGTCGACGCCATGGTAAAAGCCAACAAGGATTTCCAGTCGTTATACTATCCCAACCGTAACCACGGTATTTATGGAGGCAACACCCGGCTCCATTTATATCGTCAAATGACTGATTTCGTGCTGAAAAACCTGTAACTAGCCGGTGCTACGCACCGCTAACTCAGTCTTCGTACAAGAAAATGCTGCTAGGCGGCGTTTCCTTCGGATAGTTTTCGCGTAGAACGACCTTTATGCGTACTCCCCGAATGAAACGCCGTCTACTTTTTTATAGTCTGTTCCTCCTCACGGCAGTTGGCTGCCAGCGCGAAAAGCCGGTTCAGTCGGAAGCCTCCAAGCCCGTCGAAACTGCCCCAGCCCTAGCCGACTCCTTGCCCGAAGCTCCGGCTACCGGTGCTGTCAATAGCCGTTCGTGGCACCAGTTGGGGCGCCGTACTTCCCGCACGGCCCCGTTGGTGGTGTACCAGCGCGGCACTTTGCGGGCTCCGGGTAGCACCGACACCACGGCCCTGCCGCCCTCGGAAGCCCGCCTCCACGACCTCACGCTCAAGGCCAGTGAGTATTTCAAGATTGACCCTACCCAGCCCGCCGAAGTGCACGGGCGCGAAGGCACGGTGGTCCGGATTCCGGCCGGCGCTTTGGTTGATAACAGTAACCGCGTCGCTGCTAACCCCGTGTGGGTGGAAATGAAGGAGTGCTACAGCGTGGCCGATATGCTGCTCTCCAACCTGACGACGGTGACACCCGACGGGGAGTTGCTCGAATCGGGTGGTATCGTGCTGGTGCGGGCCTCAGCCCGCGGGCAGCAGCTGCGGCTGGCACCCGGGCAGGCGTTTCAGCTGGAAATGCCCGGTCCGGCCTCGCGGCGCAAGGAGCTGAAACTGTTTTACGGCCAAGGAGGCCGCGGGCAGCAGCCGGTGCGCTGGATAGCCGCCGGCCCCGCCGCCGATTTGCCCCCGCCCGCTCCCGTCGCTAGCAACGCCGACCAGATGCCAACCTATGGCAACGGTCCGGCCGACATCAATAAGCTGGTGCGCTACCCGCAAACCGCTGTCGAAAACAAAACTGAGGGCATTGTGTACGCCTCGTTTATGGTCGACGAGCAGGGCCGGGTGGAGGCGCCGAGCATCGTGCGCGGTATTGGGGGCGGCTGCGACGAAGAAGTGTTGCGGGTGTTGCGCCAAACCTCGGGCCACTGGACCCCGGCCCGTAGCGGCGGGCAGCTGGTGAAAGTAAAAATGATGCTGCCCATCCGCTTTTCTTTCCATGAAGGCTTGGCCAATTCCGACGAAACCGCCGTGGCCTCGGCTGATACTGCCGGTCCTACGCCCGTGGCACTGTCTACCGACGACGACGCCCCGGAAGAGCAGGAGGCCTCCGACCGGCGCGTGTTTACCTGCCGTAAGCTGGGCTGGCTCAACGCCGACAAACCCGTAGCCATGGGCCAGTCGGTCGACTTTACCGTGCCCGTAGATGTGGAGCCCGGCACCAGTATCCGGCTGGTGGTGGAAGGCTCGGCCGCCATTGCCGAAGCCCAACCCCAGGCCGATGGCTACGCGTTTCAGGGTATTCCCGGGGGGCGCAAAGTATTGCTTATCGGCACGCAGTACCGCAACGGCACGCCGTATCTGGCTATGCGCCGCACCGTAGCGGGGCAGGCCAGCAGTGAGGCACTGGTGTTTCAGGAAACGACGCTGGAGGATCTGGAGCGGGCAATAGAGAAAATTCAGTAGTATCTTACGGTTCAGCTTGCCGCTTATTCAGCACGCTGCCTGCCCCAATGAAGTCCTCTAGTTTGTTTCGCCCGACCAGCTCCGCACTACTTCTTGCTGTGGGGCTGGTGTTTGTGCTGGAAGTCCTGTTTTTTACGTACTGGCGCAACAGCTTGGGACCGTATTGGAGTCCGGTGCTGCTGTATGCGCTGAGCCTGGCACTGTGCCTGCTCGTGGCCCGCACTGTGCTTGGCTACCGGTTTCAGTGGCCCAGGGCGACGGCGGCGGTTTCCCCTTGGCCGCGCCTGATACTACCCGTTGGCCTGACGCTGGTTAGCTGGTTGATAACGATGCCGCTTGTGCGCAAGCTCATTGACCAGCATGCCGTAAGCTCCATTCTGGCTAAGTCCGATATTCTGCCCGCGCTGCAAGTATACGTTACCCGCTTTTTGGGGCCTGGGCTAGTGTACCAACCCATTACCTTAGGGGGATATACGTTTCTGCCTAATTACCCGCCCCTGCAGTGGTTGCCCTTCGTGCCGGCCCAGGTGCTAGGGCTCGACTACCGGGCTTGGGCATTCGGGGCGCTGCTGCTGGCCTTGCTGGTGGCCTATCAATGGCAGCTGGCGCGGCTGGCTCTGCCGTGGGGCGAATGGCTGCTCAAAGGCGTGTTGCCCGTGCTGGTACTGCACTTCACCGTGTTACGAAATGACTCCATGTTTGGCCTGACCGTGGAAAGTCTGATTGTGGGTTATTACTGTGTGCTGGCGGCCACCACCTTAAGCGCCAAGCCGTGGCTGAAGGCTCTGGGGCTGGTGCTGTGTCTGTTGTCGCGCTTTTCCTTGGTGCTCTGGGTGCCGCTCTACGGGCTGTTGCTGCTTTGGGAAAATCCGCGGCAGGGCTGGCGCACGGCTGGGTTGGCCCTAGCTGGCGTGCTGCTCGTGCTGGGGCCCTTCCTGCTCCACGACCCCACTATTTTCTTCCGGGCTCAGCTCGAAAACCTGGGTATTGCCGAAGGCGAATGGCAGCATATCGAACCGCTGGCGCCGGTGGCGGGGCCCATCCACCTGTTCAATGGCGTTGGGTTTGCGCCCTGGTTTTACGACATGGCCGGCACGCTTACCGAGCGAATTACCCGCCTGCAAATAACCCAGTTCGGGCTCTGCATCGGCCTGGTGGCTCTGGCCGGGCTGCTGTTCTGGCAGGTCCGGCACCGCTTCGACCCGCGCCTGGCGGCCCTGCTGAGTTTGAAGGCTTACCTGGCTACGTTCTACGCCTTCCTGATTATTCCCTACACTTACCTGGCTTTCGTGAGTTTGTTCACCTCGCTGTTTCTGGTACTGCTGGTCAGTCGCCAAGCGCCGTTTCTGACGCCTTTTGGAGCTTCAAGGTTGGAACAACCAGCGGTGGGAGAGGAGTAAGCCGGCTACAACTTTACGCACACGTTCTGGGGTTCGGTGAAAAAACGCAGCGCTTCCAGACCGCCTTCCCGGCCCACGCCCGAGTTTTTCATGCCCCCAAACGGCGTCCGCAGGTCACGCAGCAGCCAGGTGTTAATCCAGACCACGCCGGCATGCAGCTGGTGAGCCACGCGGTGGGCCCGGTCCAAATCGGTGGTCCAGATGGTGGCCGACAGGCCGTAGTCGGTGCCGTTGGCCCAGCTCAGGGCTTCCTCCTCCGTATCGAAGGGCGTGAGCGTGACGACCGGGCCGAAGATTTCCTCCCGGTTGGTGCGGCAGTCGGGCGCGAGGCCTTCAAACACGGTGGGTTGCAGAAAGTAGCCGTCGGCGCAGCGGCCGGGCACCTGCACGCGCTGCCCGCCGGCCAACAGCGTGCCGCCTTCCTGCTGGGCCAGCTCGATGTAGGACAAGACTTTATTCAGATGCGCCTCACTGACCAAAGCTCCCTGTCGGGAGGTTTCCACTTGCGGGTCGCCGACGGTGAGGCCGGCCACGCGGGCCAGGAACAGCTCTTTAAACTGCTCGTAAATGGGCCGTTCGATGAAGATGCGGGAGCCGCAGAGGCAGATCTGGCCCTGGTTGGCGAAGCTCGACTGAATGCTGGTGCTCACGGCCGCGGCCAGGTCGCAGTCGGCGAAAATCAGGTTGGGGTTCTTGCCGCCCAGCTCCAAGGACAGTTTTTTGAACATGGGCGCCGCGGTGCGGGCAATATGCTCCCCGGTCTTGGTGCCGCCCGTAAAGCTGATGGCCTTAATGGCCGGATGCTCCACAATGGCTTGGCCCGCGCCCGGCCCGGTGCCGTGCACAATGTTGAGCACCCCGGCCGGCAAGCCCGCTTCCTGGCACAGCTCGCCCAGCCAGTAAGCCGTGGCCGGCGTAATTTCCGAAGGCTTGGCCACCACGCAATTACCGGCAGCCAGGGCTGGGGCGATTTTCCAGGTAAACAAGTACAGCGGCAAATTCCAGGGCGAAATGCAGCCCACTACGCCCAGCGGGTGACGCACGGTGTAGTTCAACGACTGGCCTTCCTGAAAGTGGCTTTCGGAGGAAAAATGGCCGATACCGGTGCCGAAAAAGGCGAAGTTGCTGGCCGCCCGCGGAATGTCGACGGCGCGAGCCAGGGTCACGGGCTTGCCATTGTCCTGACTTTCGGCCTGGGCCAGCCGCTCCAAGTCCCGCTCGATAAGCTCCGAAATGCGCACCAGCAGCCGGCCCCGCTTTTCGGCCGGCAAAGCCCGCCAGGCCGGAAACGCGGCCTGAGCGGCGGCCACGGCCTGCGCTACGTCGGCGGCGTCAGAGTCCGGAATCTGGCTGTAGACCTGGCCGGTAGCGGGTTCGACGTTGTCGAGGTAGCGGCCGTTGGCGGGCGGTACAAACTGGCCGTTGATGAAATTCTGGAGCTGGAGCATGGCGGGTAGTGCAGGATGAGGCGTCAGCAAATCTAGCCATAGTAAACCACTACTTTTGTGGTTCGGGCCCCGCTGGCCTTTCCCGCTTATGAAACTTTCCTTTTTGGATGGCTACACGGTACCGCGTTGGTTTTGGCCGCTGGTGCTGGGTTTGAACCTGCTGCTGCACCTGCCGTTTTTCAATCAGCCGCCCAACAGTGTGCACGTGTGGCGGCAAAGCAACACGATGGCCGTGGCCCGCAACCTCTACGAGGAGGACATGAACCTGCTGCGCCCCCGCGTAGACCGGCGCAACGAGTCGGACGGCGTCACGGGCATGCAGTTTCCGAGCTACGAGTGGATTGTGGCCGTGGGCTATAAGGTGCTGGGCTTCCACGAGGCCATTCCGCGGGTTGTGACCTGGCTGATTTTTGCCAGCGGCGTGCTGGCCTTTTTCGCGTTGGTACAGCGTCTCTCGGGCTCCCGCTGGCTGGCCGCGGTGGGCGCCTGGGGCCTAAGCTGGAGCCCGGAGCTGTTCTACCATAGCATCAATGCCCTGCCCGACGTGCTGGCCTTGTCGGCGTCCGTAGCGGGCTTGTTTTACTTTCTACGCTGGTATCAGGAGCGCCGGGGCCTGGATTTCTGGCTGAGCCTGCTGCTGACCACCCTGGCCGGCCTGACCAAGCTGCAGTACTTGGTTATTGGGTTTCCCATTGCCGTGCTTATCCTGCGCGACCTGTGGCAGCGCCGCCTTGGCTGGCGCCGCGATGCGCTGCCGCTGCTGGTTTTTGCCGTTGTTACTGTCGGCTGCACCCTGGCTTGGTACGCCTATGCCGTGCGCCTGATCGAAACCTCCGGCCTGGCCGACTTTGGCCTGGAGCTGCGCCCTGCCACCGACGTGGCCGTGGCTATTAAAACGCTGACCCACAACCTGATTTCGGATATTCCCGAGCTGCTGATCAACTACGGCAACTTTGGCCTGCTGGTACTGGGTCTGGTGGCGGTGGTTCGGGGCGGTTACGTGCGCCGCTATTGGTTTGGGCCGCTGCTGGCCTGGGCCCTGGCCTTGCTGGCCTACCATATTATTGAGCTGCGCCAGATGAGTGTGCACCAGTACTACATGCTGCCGTATGTGCCGGTGCTGTTGCTGCTGGTGGTGGTAGGGGCAGGGTGGCTGGCGCAAAAGCCCAAGTGGCGCTGGGCCTTGGCCTTGCTGCTGTTGGCTCAGCCGGTGCTGGCCTTCGTGCGCATCGCGCCGGCCCGCTGGATGGGCGGGGCCCGCGAAGTGCCCACCGAGCTGTTTGAAGCCGCTACCCGGGCCGAGCTGGACAATGCCGTGCCCGATTCGGCGCTGTGCGTAGTCGGCCCCGACGAATCGGGCTGCAAGTACTTTTATTTCCTGCACAAGAAAGGCTTCGGCTACAACGAAAGCGGCCAGCTGTTTGAGCCCGTAGCGGGTGGGCAGACCTACCTGGCTAACTGCATCCAGCGCGGCGCTCAGTATCTGTATACCAACGACACCACGTTGCTGACCCAAGACCCGCGCCTGCGGCCCTACGTAGCCCGCACCGTCAAGCAAGTCGGCGACTTCCGGGTGCTGGCGTTGCGCCCGGCCACGGCTGCCTCTTCCGATTCAACTACGGCCCGATGAAAGCACGTTCTGGGCTCCTCTGGCTAGGAGTATTGCTGAGCTACCTGCTCGTTTTCGTGGCTTGGACCTGGCCGCTGGCTGCGCAGCTAAGTTCGGCCTTTCCGGCCGTTGCCGATCAAGACGGCTACATGCAGCTCTGGAACGTGTGGCATTTTCGGGAGGCCGTGCTCAGCGGGCAAAACCCGTTTTACTCTAACTGGCTGCTGTACCCGGATGGAGCCTCGCTCTGGCTGCATACCTACATTCCGGTGGCGGGCATGGTCAACGTGTTTATCGGCAACGAAATGCTGGCTCTCAACCTGACGTTGGCTGCCGAGTACGCGCTGTCGGGGCTGGGGGCCTGGCTGCTGGCCCGGCGCTGGGTGCGGCAGCCGGTGCTGGCCTGGCTGGCGGGGCTGTACTTTGCCTTTTCGCCCTACAAGATGGTGCGCCTGCCCTACCATTTCGATTTGGTGCTCACGGCTACCGTGCCGTTCTACATCCTGGCGTTTCTGCGGGCGTTCTGGTTTGAGCCCGGCCGGTTCTGGCCTCAGGTGCGCAGCTGGAAGGCCGTGGCAGCCTGCTTCGGGCTGGGCGTAATTACGTTGTTTAGCGACTACTACGTCCTGTTTGCCCTGCTGTATTTTTCCCTAGCCTACGCCCTCTGGTTCTGGTTGCAATTGGGCGCTATCAACTGGCATCGGCCCCGCACCTGGCTGATTCTGGCCGTAGTGCTCGTCGTGACGCACATTGCCATCCGCCTGATTCGGCTGGCCGGCGTGCCCGACAACTCCGGCTTCTGGTGGGGCGGCGACCTGGCTGGCTACTTTATGCCCGCCGACAACAGCCGCTGGCTCAACTTTGCCTGGGCCCGGCAGCTATATAATGATCCAAAAGCGTTTAACATGCCCGGCTCGGTCGAGAACGTCATGTTCCTGGGTTACGCTGTGCCGCTGGTGGTGCTGTTCGCTTCGTTCTGGCCCGGCCGGCCGGCTTCGCGGCGTCACGAGGATTTGCAGGGCCGGCCGCTGGCCTGGGTGCTGCTGTTTTTCGTGCTGCTCACGCTGCCCGCGCTACGGGTGCTGGGTCACGTTAATTTCAACCTGCCCAACGGCCTGCTGCACTTCATTCCCTTCTTCAACAATATCCGCTGCCCCACCCGCTGGGTGCTGCTGGTTACGCTGCTTTTGCCCATCGTCGGTTTTAGCGCCCTCGAAGCAGCCTGGGACCATGCCGCCCGGCCCGTAGCCCGCGGCTTGCTGAGCGCGGCACTACTGGCCGTGGTGCTGGTGGAGTTCTGGCCCGTGCCGCCCCCCCTGGATTCGTCGCGCCGCATGCCGGCCGCGTTTCAGGCCGTGGCCAAGCTGCCTGGCGAAGCCTTGTTTACTCTGCCCGTGGGCTTGGTAGATGGTTACCGGCAGGTGGGCAAAACCGAGCTGCGCAACTTCCTCTACCAGCCCTACTATCGCAAGAAAATCCCCTCCGCCTACATTTCCCGCGTCGCCGCCGAGCAGTTTGCCCAGTTCGAAGCCGATACCGTGATGCATACTATTGTAGTGCTGCAAGGGCTGCCGGTAGAATCGGATACGGCGGTAGCTGCTCCCTCAACGGCCGCCGCGGCCCGGTTCCGGCGGCGCTACCAGCCGGCTGGCGTGCTGGTAAGCCCCGCCTGGCGCAACGGCCCAGCCCACCGCTACCTGCGCCAGGTGTTCCCTGATTTTCAGGAGCAGAACTTTCCGGATGGTTACGTGCTGCTAGCTGCTCCCGCCGCTGAGGTACCCGCCCCTTAAGCAGAGGCCCTTTTAGCGCGCAGGCTGCTCTGCCGGCTGCGTAGACGTGTGCGTTACCGGAATATTGGTGTCGGAAATGATGTAGAGGGGACGCTGCCGTACGTTGGCGCTCAGGCGGGCAATGTACTCGCCGATGATGCCGACGGCAATGAGCTGCACGCCACCCAAAAACAGGATGCTAATCATCAGCGAGGCCCAGCCCGGCTGGTAATCGTGGGAGATAAAGCGGGAGTAGAGCGTGTAGAGCATCACCAGAAAGGCAATGCCCGACACGATAAAGCCGCTGATGGTGGCCGCCTTTAGGGGCGCGTCGGAAAAGCCGGTGATGCCGTCGAGGGCCAGCCGGATCATCTTGCGGTAGGTGTAGCCCGTTTCACCGCCGGCCCGCTCGGCCCGGTCGTATTCGATGTAGGTTTGGCGGTAGCCAATCCAGGAAATCTGGCCGCGGATAAACTTGTTCTGCTCCGGCATCTGCTTTAAGGCATCCACGACCTTGCGCGAAATGATGCGGAAGTCGCCGGTATCGACCGGAATGGAAATGCTGGTAATGCTGGCCAGTAGGCGGTAGAATAGTTTGGCGGTTAGTTTCTTGGCGGCGCTTTCTCCCTGACGGGAACGGCGCTTGGCATACACCACCTCGTAGCCTTCCTGCAGCTTGGCGTAGAGCTGGGGAATCAGCTCGGGGGGGTCCTGTAGGTCGGCATCAATGATGACTACCGTTTGGCCCGCGGCCAGGTCTAAGCCGGCCGTGACGGCAATCTGGTGGCCGAAGTTGCGGCTGAAGTCGATGTAGCGCACCCGCGGGTCGCGGGCGGCCAGGTTCTGCACCAGCGCCAGCGACTTATCCCGCGAACCGTCATTAATAAAGATAAACTCATACTGCAGGCCCATGGGGTCCAGCACGCCGCCCAGGCGCGTGTAGAGCGCCGGAATATTAGCTTCTTCGTTATAGATGGGAATGATGACGGAGATATCCACGGGCAGGAGGGGAAAGGTAGGAGAGCAGAAAACGAGCGGCAAGTGGGCTGCGGCTGGATTCAGCTAGAGCCCCAACCAGCAGGCCGGACCAAAAGCCTGCCCGGTGGTTGGGGCACGAGGCAGGGTTACGAAAGTGACAAAGTCAGGCACTGCAGCGCGTAACCAGTGGGTTGCCAACAAAGGTACTAACCAAACGGTCGGTGCTGCGAAGAGCTTAGCGCGCCAGAGGGTAGGTATTCAGAACCGGTTGCTGGCGGCTGTCGAGCCAGTACACATCAGTCGTCAAGGGGCGGATCAGCAGGTCGTCGGCCAGGATATCCCGGCCTCCGCAGATAACCTGCAGCCGGTTAACGCCCGGCACGGGTCGAAATACTACCTGCAGCCGTACCCAGTCCCCATCAACCTCAGTGGTCAGACGGCCGTCGGCGGCCTGTGAGCCAACCTCACTGCCGCCATTGAATTGCTTGACCTGCAGAAACCCGTAGCCGTAGTCCATCTTGCCGTTAACCCAAACACTGGCCTCATAGCGGGCCGTATCGGTGGGCGTGGGCAAGGGCCCGTCGTAAAGCACGGTGTTCATTTCCTTGGGCTCGTACATAGCACCCGGCGCCAGGCGGCCGCGCCGGTCGGGCTTATCCGCAAACGACTGGTAGATGACGCCCCGGTCGGTGGACGCGTAAAGGCCGCCCGCGCGCTGGGGCAGCGTGGGCAGTAGCGCCGTGGCTTTGGTGCGTTCCTGTTCCAGGGTGGTGGCCGCCAGTGCCGCTACGGGCAGCTCGTACAGCGTGATGTTGTCTACCTTCACGAGCTGTTTGGCAATGCTTACCAGCCGCTGCTCGGCCGGTGTCAGAGCATCCGCCGTGACCAGTAGCAGGATGGGTTTATCCGAAGGAAACTGCTTGAGCAGAGGCTTTTCCACGAGCGGGCTGCTCAGCAGCTGCACGTGGCGCAGCATGTGCTCCACGGAAGGCCGCGAAACATACGTCGACAACTCCGGCAGTCCTGTGGCAATGGCTAGCCGGTGCGCTTCGTAGATGGAGGCTCCCGAACCGCTCAGGTCGATTTTGTCGCTGCCCTTGTTCATGTACGGTAGCGGCAGAATGGCCTGAAAGTCTTTGGGCGTGCGGCTCGACCAGCTTAGTTGCTGTACCAGGTTGTTTTTCGGGCTCAAAAAAGCGGCAGCCCCGAAGCCTTGCTCGGCTGCTTTGGCTTTCGATGAAATATTAATCCAGGCTTCACCCGCCCACACCAGCAACAGCAACGGCACCCAGGGCGCGGCCAAGATGGGTAGGCGCCGCAGCTGTTGGTAGCGCAGCAGCCGGTACAGATGGTACGCGGCATAGGTACTCATTACGTAGTAGAAGGGCCAGGCAAAGCGGCCCAGCGCCCGAAACTGCTTCAGCGGCCCCAGGTAGTCAACCAAGTGCTCGAAGCCAGGAAAGATGAAGGGAACAGCAAAGGAAAACAGCAGCAGCAAGGTGGCGGCGCCCAGCCCCGCCGACAGGTGCGCGGGCATGAGCTGACGCGTGAGCAGGCGCTTCGGA
Above is a genomic segment from Hymenobacter cellulosivorans containing:
- a CDS encoding glycosyltransferase family 2 protein; the protein is MDISVIIPIYNEEANIPALYTRLGGVLDPMGLQYEFIFINDGSRDKSLALVQNLAARDPRVRYIDFSRNFGHQIAVTAGLDLAAGQTVVIIDADLQDPPELIPQLYAKLQEGYEVVYAKRRSRQGESAAKKLTAKLFYRLLASITSISIPVDTGDFRIISRKVVDALKQMPEQNKFIRGQISWIGYRQTYIEYDRAERAGGETGYTYRKMIRLALDGITGFSDAPLKAATISGFIVSGIAFLVMLYTLYSRFISHDYQPGWASLMISILFLGGVQLIAVGIIGEYIARLSANVRQRPLYIISDTNIPVTHTSTQPAEQPAR